The Thermodesulfobacteriota bacterium region GCGGGAGTAATGCCCCAGAGAATCGAATACAGCCTTTACAGCCTTAATCTGATTTGCGTAACAATCTGTATATAAAATTGCATCCTTTTCAAAGCATGGCTCAACAAGATATCTACCTGCGGGATTTACTATCGCGCTACCACCCTGAGCCCAGTTGTAATTTATGTGTCCACCGTCTCTTATATAATGCCACCTCTCCGGAAAATCCTCCGAAGTAAGAAAACCACATGCACTGAGCACAAATGCACCTGCCTCGAACGCATGTACCCTTATCAATGATTGAAGGTTACACAATCCACCACCAGGACTGGTGTCTGCATCAAGGAGCTTGTCCTCTCCTCTTTTCCAATTCCCTGGCCAAACTGCTATATGAAAGTCTTCTCCTCTATGAATCATGGCTGCTCTGACGAGAGGCATATGGTTTTCCCAGCAGATAAGCCCTCC contains the following coding sequences:
- a CDS encoding nitrilase-related carbon-nitrogen hydrolase; the protein is GGLICWENHMPLVRAAMIHRGEDFHIAVWPGNWKRGEDKLLDADTSPGGGLCNLQSLIRVHAFEAGAFVLSACGFLTSEDFPERWHYIRDGGHINYNWAQGGSAIVNPAGRYLVEPCFEKDAILYTDCYANQIKAVKAVFDSLGHYSRWDVVRLEVRDEGWNPEISRGNSSTGEYELSRSKLRKISEKYEIDLDKLESLINELHFIKGLKRDANS